A single region of the Aptenodytes patagonicus chromosome 7, bAptPat1.pri.cur, whole genome shotgun sequence genome encodes:
- the BMP4 gene encoding bone morphogenetic protein 4, with protein sequence MIPGNRMLMVILLCQVLLGGTNHASLIPETGRKKVAELQGQAGSGRRSAQSHELLRGFETTLLQMFGLRRRPQPSKSAVIPSYMLDLYRLQSGEEEESLQEISLQYPERSTSRANTVRSFHHEEHLESVPGPSEAPRIRFVFNLSSVPENEVISSAELRLYREQVEEQSAAWERGFHRINIYEVMKPLSERAQAITRLLDTRLVHHNVTRWETFDVSPAVIRWTKDKQPNHGLVIEVTHLHHAQTHQGKHVRISRSLPQGRGDWAQLRPLLVTFGHDGRGHALTRRARRSPKHQRSRKNKKNCRRHALYVDFSDVGWNDWIVAPPGYQAFYCHGDCPFPLADHLNSTNHAIVQTLVNSVNSSIPKACCVPTELSAISMLYLDEYDKVVLKNYQEMVVEGCGCR encoded by the exons ATGATTCCTGGTAACCGAATGCTGATGGTCATCCTACTATGCCAAGTCCTGCTAGGAGGTACTAACCATGCTAGCCTGATACCCGAGACCGGCAGGAAGAAAGTCGCAGAGCTTCAGGGACAAGCCGGATCCGGACGCCGCTCTGCCCAAAGCCATGAACTCTTGCGGGGTTTCGAAACAACTCTGCTGCAGATGTTTGGGCTGCGAAGGCGGCCTCAGCCCAGCAAGTCAGCCGTCATTCCTAGTTACATGCTGGATCTCTATCGGCtccagtctggagaagaggaggaaagcctccAGGAAATTAGCCTGCAGTACCCGGAGCGATCGACCAGCCGGGCAAACACCGTGAGGAGTTTCCACCatgaag agcACCTGGAGAGCGTCCCGGGTCCCAGCGAGGCGCCCCGGATCCGCTTCGTCTTCAACCTCAGCAGCGTGCCGGAAAACGAGGTGATCTCCTCGGCGGAGCTGCGGCTGTACCGGGAGCAGGTGGAGGAGCAGAGCGCGGCGTGGGAGAGGGGCTTCCACCGGATAAACATTTACGAAGTGATGAAGCCGCTGTCGGAGCGCGCTCAGGCCATTACGCGCCTGTTGGACACGCGTCTGGTGCACCACAACGTGACGCGCTGGGAGACCTTTGATGTGAGCCCGGCTGTGATCCGGTGGACCAAGGACAAGCAACCGAACCACGGGCTGGTGATCGAGGTGACCCACCTCCACCATGCACAGACTCATCAGGGCAAACACGTCAGGATTAGCCGATCTTTACCTCAAGGGCGCGGGGACTGGGCTCAGCTCAGGCCGCTCCTGGTCACCTTTGGGCACGACGGGCGAGGCCATGCGCTGACCCGTAGAGCCCGCCGGAGCCCCAAGCACCAGCGTTCccgcaagaacaaaaaaaactgCCGCCGCCATGCCCTTTATGTGGATTTCAGCGACGTGGGCTGGAACGATTGGATCGTGGCACCCCCGGGGTACCAGGCGTTTTACTGCCACGGGGACTGCCCCTTCCCTCTGGCCGACCACCTCAACTCCACGAACCACGCCATCGTGCAGACGCTGGTGAACTCCGTGAACTCCAGCATCCCCAAGGCCTGCTGCGTGCCCACGGAGCTGAGCGCCATCTCCATGCTCTACCTGGATGAGTATGACAAGGTGGTCCTGAAAAACTACCAGGAGATGGTGGTGGAGGGGTGCGGGTGCCGCTGa